The proteins below are encoded in one region of Bacillus vallismortis:
- the trxA gene encoding thioredoxin: MAIVKATDQSFSAETSEGVVLADFWAPWCGPCKMIAPVLEELDQEMGDKLKIVKIDVDENQETAGKYGVMSIPTLLVLKDGEVVETSVGFKPKEALQELVNKHL; the protein is encoded by the coding sequence ATGGCTATCGTAAAAGCAACTGATCAATCTTTCTCAGCTGAAACAAGCGAAGGCGTCGTACTGGCTGATTTCTGGGCTCCTTGGTGCGGACCTTGTAAAATGATTGCACCTGTTCTTGAAGAACTGGATCAAGAAATGGGAGACAAACTCAAAATCGTAAAAATCGATGTGGATGAAAACCAAGAAACAGCCGGAAAATACGGCGTTATGAGCATCCCGACACTTCTTGTGTTAAAAGACGGAGAAGTTGTTGAAACTTCTGTCGGCTTCAAACCGAAAGAAGCGCTTCAAGAGCTTGTAAACAAACATCTTTAA
- the uvrC gene encoding excinuclease ABC subunit UvrC — MNKQLKEKLALLPDQPGCYLMKDRQQTVIYVGKAKVLKNRVRSYFTGSHDAKTQRLVTEIEDFEYIVTSSNLEALILEMNLIKKHDPKYNVMLKDDKTYPFIKLTHERHPRLIVTRNVKKDKGRYFGPYPNVQAARETKKLLDRLYPLRKCSKLPDRVCLYYHLGQCLAPCVKDISEETNRELVERITRFLKGGYNDVKKELEEKMQEAAENLEFERAKELRDQIAHIDSTMEKQKMTMNDLVDRDVFAYAYDKGWMCVQVFFIRQGKLIERDVSMFPLYQEADDEFLTFIGQFYSKNNHFLPKEILVPDSVDQSMIEQLLETNVHQPKKGPKKELLMLAHKNAKIALKEKFSLIERDEERSIGAVQKLGEALNIYTPHRIEAFDNSNIQGTNPVSAMIVFIDGKPNKREYRKYKIKTVTGPDDYGSMREVVRRRYSRVLRENLPLPDLIIIDGGKGQINAAKDVIENELGLDIPIAGLAKDEKHRTSNLLIGEPLEAVYLERNSQEFYLLQRIQDEVHRFAISFHRQIRGKSAFQSVLDDIPGIGEKRKKMLLKHFGSVKKMKEASLEDLKKAGVPAAAAQLLYDKLQK; from the coding sequence ATGAACAAACAACTGAAAGAAAAACTCGCCCTCCTTCCTGATCAGCCCGGGTGTTATCTCATGAAGGACCGGCAGCAGACTGTGATCTACGTAGGAAAAGCTAAAGTGCTGAAAAACAGAGTGCGCTCCTACTTCACCGGTTCTCACGATGCGAAAACCCAAAGGCTTGTGACGGAAATCGAGGATTTTGAATATATCGTGACGTCCTCCAACCTTGAAGCGCTTATTTTAGAAATGAACTTGATCAAAAAGCATGATCCGAAATACAATGTCATGCTGAAAGACGACAAAACCTATCCTTTCATAAAACTTACCCATGAACGCCATCCAAGGCTGATTGTCACCCGCAATGTCAAAAAAGACAAGGGGCGCTATTTCGGGCCGTACCCGAATGTACAGGCTGCAAGGGAAACAAAAAAACTGCTAGACCGGCTGTATCCTCTCAGAAAATGCTCCAAGCTGCCGGACAGAGTATGCCTTTACTATCATTTGGGCCAATGTCTCGCTCCGTGCGTAAAGGACATTTCCGAAGAGACAAACAGAGAGCTGGTTGAGCGCATTACCCGTTTCTTAAAGGGCGGCTATAATGATGTCAAAAAAGAGCTTGAAGAGAAGATGCAGGAAGCTGCGGAGAATCTTGAGTTTGAACGGGCAAAAGAGCTTCGCGACCAAATCGCCCATATTGACTCAACGATGGAAAAACAAAAAATGACGATGAACGATTTAGTCGACCGTGACGTATTCGCGTACGCATATGATAAGGGCTGGATGTGTGTGCAGGTCTTTTTCATCCGCCAAGGAAAGCTTATTGAGCGGGATGTCAGCATGTTTCCGCTCTATCAGGAAGCTGATGATGAGTTCCTTACGTTCATCGGGCAGTTTTATTCAAAAAACAACCACTTCCTTCCAAAGGAAATTTTAGTTCCGGACAGCGTAGATCAATCGATGATTGAGCAGCTGCTGGAAACAAACGTCCACCAGCCGAAAAAAGGCCCGAAAAAAGAACTGCTTATGCTGGCTCATAAAAACGCGAAAATCGCGTTGAAAGAAAAATTCTCTTTAATTGAACGGGACGAGGAGCGTTCAATCGGGGCTGTGCAGAAACTCGGTGAAGCTTTGAATATTTATACACCGCACAGAATTGAAGCGTTTGATAACTCAAACATACAGGGGACAAACCCGGTTTCCGCGATGATCGTATTTATCGACGGCAAACCGAACAAAAGGGAATACCGCAAATATAAAATCAAAACCGTTACAGGGCCGGATGATTACGGTTCAATGAGAGAGGTTGTCAGAAGGCGTTATTCGAGAGTGCTTCGTGAAAACCTGCCGCTGCCCGATCTGATCATCATTGACGGAGGAAAAGGGCAAATCAACGCTGCAAAGGATGTCATTGAAAATGAATTAGGCCTGGATATTCCCATCGCCGGCTTAGCAAAAGACGAAAAACACAGAACTTCAAATTTACTCATCGGGGAACCGCTGGAGGCGGTATATCTGGAACGAAACAGCCAGGAATTTTACCTCCTGCAGCGCATTCAGGACGAGGTGCACCGATTCGCGATCAGCTTTCACCGGCAAATCCGCGGAAAAAGCGCGTTTCAATCCGTCTTGGACGACATCCCGGGCATCGGAGAGAAAAGAAAGAAAATGCTGTTAAAGCATTTCGGTTCGGTTAAAAAGATGAAGGAAGCAAGCCTTGAGGACCTCAAAAAAGCGGGTGTTCCGGCAGCGGCGGCTCAGCTCCTTTACGACAAATTGCAAAAATAG